The following nucleotide sequence is from Thermanaerothrix sp..
ATACAGCGCTCCGGCGTGACCAGAAGAACCTTCTCCGTCGCCATGTTAAGATCCTCCCCCCTCGTCTTGATGCGCACTGTTAATGACTCAATCGGCCCCTGCCTGGGCCGGGTCATCCCCGCAGTCCCAACGCAAGACCTCAGCCAAGGCCAAGGCTCTCCGCCTCCTGCCTCCTCCTGCAGGAAGGGCACAAGGGATCCGCAGCTCCAAGGGCCTCAAGCTGCTCCCGGGTGGCGAACCTAGCCCCGCAGGAGGGGCAGACCGCCAGCTCGAAAGTCCTTCCCCATATCTCCCTTACCCCATCGGACTCCCGGTAGGTTATGTGCCCGGTGGGACAGACCTCGGCGCAGGCAAGGCACCCCACACAGGCCGCGGGGGCTTCCTCCAGGGGAGGCCCCACGTGCCGGTCCCATCCCCTGCTGGAGAAGGATATGGCGTTGAAGCCGTTCTCAGCGCAGGCCCTTACGCACCTCATGCACCGCACGCAAAGGGCCTTGAGGTCCATCATCTCAAGGCGCCCCATGTCCATGGCCCCCCATCTCTCCGCCATGGCCTTAACCGCCGGGGAGCGTCCGTTGCGCCTTAAAAGAAGCCCTATCACGAAACGCCTTGCCTTAACCACCCTCTCGGTGTTGGTCCAAACCTCAAGCCCCTCTTCCCTCACCGGATACATGCAGGAGGCCACCAGCTTGCTGGATCCCCTGGAACTCACCTCAACCACGCATACCCTGCATGCCCCCTCGTGATGGAGCCCC
It contains:
- a CDS encoding 2Fe-2S iron-sulfur cluster-binding protein, with amino-acid sequence MIIRVDGREVEVPRDTLLYDALTSAGVEVPALCRHGGLHHEGACRVCVVEVSSRGSSKLVASCMYPVREEGLEVWTNTERVVKARRFVIGLLLRRNGRSPAVKAMAERWGAMDMGRLEMMDLKALCVRCMRCVRACAENGFNAISFSSRGWDRHVGPPLEEAPAACVGCLACAEVCPTGHITYRESDGVREIWGRTFELAVCPSCGARFATREQLEALGAADPLCPSCRRRQEAESLGLG